A segment of the Borreliella garinii genome:
CTTTACAGCAAATATAACGAGCTTATGCAAAGCAGTTCTTTCACTAACGAGGAGCGAGCTATTTTAAAAGAAAAACTATTCTCATTTTGAGAAAAGGAGTTAAAAAGTGATTGAAAATGAAAAAAAAGAAATAATTGAGGAGCAATTTAAAGAAGAACAGCAAGTTAAAGCTGATACTAAGATTATAAGTTCTAGTGAATATGAAGAGTATATGCGCCTTAAAGAACAAGTAAATGCAAAACCCAAAGAGATAAATCGTGATTTAAGTATAAATGAGCGAATAACAAAAGAACTTGCAGAAGTTGAAGAGAGAGAGCGTGTTGAAAAGCAATTATTACTAGAGGCAGATCGTATAAATGAAATTGATACGCTGGCAAAAGCACATCTTAGCAATCATTTCAATAAGGAAGTGCTACTTGCAAAAGGATACACTCTAAAAGACATTATGCAAGCGCAACGCAGAGAACTTGTTCGCAAATTTGTTCCAATTGAGCAAATTAAAGCTATTTCTAAAGTAGCAGACATAACCCATATTGATGGGGAGATACTAGAACAACTTGTTTCTTTAGCTAAAGTCAACATCAAGTTAAGAAAAAATGCGAATAGCAATTCTTCTTCTGTTGATTCTATTAAAGGCAATATTGTTACTAAATCAGAAGAAAGAGTAAGTTTGCTTGATTCTAATTTTGTTCCAATTAATTTTACAGAATTTGTACAAGCTATTAGTAATACTTACAAGCAAAGACGAATGCAATTTTATGAAAACTTGAAAAGAAATAAAAGAATAAGTATTGCGTAAAAGGAGTTTTTAATGAGTGATATTACTAAAATTAAACAAGAGTTTGATAAAAAAGTTGCCGAAATACGTGCATTAATGAAAAATCCACAACAAGACACCGGTTTATTAGGTAATTCTTTAGAATTTAGAGATAAAAACTTAATTTATTCCAATTCTGGTGGAGTTCTCACTAGTAGTAAAGACAAAATAGAAAATTATCCTGCTAAGGGTTATCCATACAAGCGTGGAGTAAAGCTTAGTTTTAGTGCTGATGGTACAACAGAATTTGAAGTTGAGGCTGGTGGTGGTGAAGACTTATATGGAATATGCACTGATATAGATGAATATACTGGTATGGCAACTGTAATTCCAATTACAAACAATTTTACCGGGTATTTAACTTTTAAGAAAAATGGAAACGGTGTAAACCCGGGGGATAAGCTGCATTTTAATCAACATGGTGAGCTTGAAAAGACCACTGGAGCTGATAAAACTATTAATGCCATAGCGCTATCAAAAGTACAGAAATTAACTGAAGAGTTATTTATAGTACTTGCTAGTGTTTTTGGAAATAGAGCTATAAAAGGGTAGTAAATTATGGTAGCAAAAGGTAAAGGGCAAGGGAAAAGTCTTGAGATTGATGATACTTCACAATTGAGTTTAGAACCAGAAGTTTCACCGGCTGCTCCCAGGGCTAAACGCCAAGCAAGACAAGCCGAAGATAAACAGGCAAAAGATCCTTATCTAGATTCAGGTAAAGAACTTGATGATATCCTTTTGAAATTCAAAAAATATGCAAAATCAATGAGTTCGATTGAAAATAAAGTTTTTAGCAGTTCTAATGGTTGTTTTCAGTCAAAAAATGAGCGAGCTGATGCTTATATATTTGCATGTTCAAGTTTTACAGACAAAATAGAGAAATACTTTTACGATCCAAAAAATAGTTTTCCATACAAGCGCGGGGTCAAACTTGTTCTAAAAGAGAATTCTGTATATGTTGAGGTTGGTGCTGATACTGATCTATATGGCATATGTGTTGATGTATGTGAGTTTAGTTGCATAGCATATGTTTTGCCAATTACCAATAACTTTGAAGGATACCTTGTAACAAGAAACCCAAATATAAAAGCAGGAGAAATATTAGGCATTAATGCTGATGGGGTTATTATCAAGGCTGGAGGTGGACGTCCAACTGTAATTAATGCGTATGCATTATCTGATTCATTTACAATCAATTTTGTATCTGAAGATAAGGGTTCAAAGCAGGCTCAAGCTAGAGGGCCCAAAGAAAATTATTCCATCAATTTGATAAAAGTTACAGTTTTTGGCAATAGAGGACTTGAAAAAGAAGTGTTTGCTCATGCTGTTTCGGGCGTAGGGGGATAAAAAGGAGGTAATTGAATGGTAAATACAACACAATTAGTAAAAGATTATCAAGAAAGTCGTAATAAACTGGAAAAGTTTATGAAAAATCCACATCATTATGCTGGTTTGCTTAGTAATTCTTTAGAGTTTAGAGACAAAAACGTGCAATTTTTTGCTTCTGGAGGTACTAGAACCAGTAAGTTTGACAAACTGGAAAATCACCCATTTTTGGGGTATCCGTACAAGCGTGGGGTCAAAAGAGTTATTCAAGAAGAAAAAGAAAATGAAATTCACTATGAGCCTTATGTTGAGGCTGGTGGTGGTGAAGACTTATACGGAATATGTGTTGATATAGACGAGTTTAGCAAAACTGCAACTATTGTTCCAATTACAAATAACTTTGAAGGGTATTTAGTAGCAAAAGAAAATGGCGTTAAAGCAAAAGATAAACTCTTTTTTAATAAAGATGGAGAATTGGAAAAAATTAATGGTTCTGAACCCCCAAATAAGGCAACTATTAATGCAATAGCATTGTCTGATGCAAAGAAAATTAGCAATGATGTTTTTTTAGTTAAAGTGTCAGTATTTGGAAATAAGGCTGTACAAAAATAATTAGTTTTAGGAGGTAAAAATGGAATTATTTGATGAAAATTATTATGCAAAAGCAGTAGCAAATATTATAGGAGAAGTAAAAGATCCTATAATGTATAAATGGTTCTTCCCCGAACAAATTGAAGATGTTGATCTACAAATGGGTTATCAAAGGACTGTAAAATGGGATGCGTTTCTAAATGCTAACCCTACAACTATTGCCAATGAAGTTAATACTATTTCAACTATTGGATTTAGTTCTGAAGTAGTGAGGCTTAACTACTTAAAATTACAATACAAGTTTAGACATTTAAAACAAGCTTCTGAAAAATTTTATACTTCAGATTCGTATATTGGAGATATTAATAATAATTTATTACCATTTGCACAAGCTTATAAACTTGCAAGTAATGAAATTATAAAACTTATTAATCATTTTGTGCTAACTGGTACCGTTTCAATTCAAAAAGATGGTAAAAATCAAAAACGTTTACTACCTAATATGTATGGACCTCTTAACATGCCAGATCAAGTAAAAGAAGAAGTTCAAAATGGTAATAAGGATAAGATGGATAAAATATTTGAAAAGGTTGAAGCAGGACTTTCAAAACTAGAGCTGGGCGATGAATTTTCTACACCTATGATGGTAATAGTTGACCCTGCAACTTCCTTAAAATTGGTAAAACCATACTCTTCAGATCAATTTCCTCCGATTAGTTGTGAGAAATGGGAAGATGTTTTGATCCAGACTATTAAAGCCATTAATAATAGAGAAGATGTTTACATTGAAACTTCAAACTTGCTAAAACATCAAATACTCGTTTACCCATTAAATCCGGAACTTATAAAGTTTAAGCCTAGTAAGTATATGCTGCCTACTCCTAATGAACAAGTTGATAAAGACTCAACTGATATTGCTCATTCATACATTGATTTTGTTTTAGGCGGGCTGCTTGCTACTAAAAATACCATTTTGCAGGTTGAAATAAAACAAAATTAGTTAACAAATATTTAAGGATTAGTTAAAAATGAGTGAACAAAAAGACTTGCAGGCTCAAATTAAAAGTGTAGAAGAGCTTTTAGTAACCAAACTGCATTCTGAAGTATTGTTACTGTTGGGAATAGATAAATTTGCACTAAGTAGGCAAAATTTTCTACTTCATTTATCACTGCTTCAAGCAATTCTAGTAACACGTGGTATTGATTCTAGTTCGCTTACATATGAACAAATATTTTTGCTTACCTTCTACCACATGGGGTGTCAATTAAGAAAGCAAGGGATTGTTCGTGAATTTGAATTTGAAAGAATAAAAAAAGAAAAATTCAATGAGCTTGAGCTTGACTATTATCCAGGTGGTAAAGGAGTAGAAGAAGGCGGTGAAAGTTGTGCATCAAGTAAAAACTTCTGTTTGCAGCTTGATTCATTTTTAGAAAAGCTCAAGCGAGATACTTCAACACCATCTTGTATGGGGGTTGTTTAATGAGTGGTATTAGAAAAAGACTAGCAGATATGTCTTTCCGCATGATTAATGTCTTTAAGGATCCTGAGCCCTTAAGGTTCTATAAAGCAAACATTATAAAACTTGAAGGAGATGAGTCTTATCAGCGAATATTTAACAAAAATGAGTACACTGAATTTATTGGGGTTATTATTGACATAAAGCCACAAGAACTTGCGGCTTTACATGATTCTAATTTATCCGATATTCAAGGTTATTCTAAACTTTACACATATGCAAATCTCAACTATGAACTAAAGGATAGAATATCAATTTCAGATTTAGTTTATTATGAAATATTTAGCATTGACTCTTCAATTGGGTACTTCACTCTTGTCTTAAAGGAATTTATATGGATGACTTAAAGATAAGTATTCAATTAGAAATTGGCTGGTTTGGGGGTCGTTCTAATATTGCTAGAATGCATGAAAAAGGGAGCACTAAATTACCGATAAGAAAACATTTAACCAAAATTGCTGGTAGCGCTGAATTTAGAGAATATATCAATAACAGTTATATAAATTCTAAGTTTAATATTGATCCTAAATCTGGAATGCATGCTATCGGCGAAGCTTTTATTAGATACTATGAGAATTATGTACTATCGGGGCAAGTAGTACCGCGCTTAAAAGCTAGCACAATCAAAAGTAAATTAAAAAAAGGTAGCAGCACCGCATCAATCCCACTTGTTGATACATCTAAAATGTTATCAGAACTAACTTATAAGGTGCTTGAATGATTGTAACTTTAGATATAATTGTGAATTATTTACTTAAAATATTTCAAGGATTTAAGTCATATGCTGCTTTAAATGATTTTGAATGCGATATTATAAATACTTACAACCATCCATATCTTTCAAATATTACAACTGCTAGTCCTAATATAATAGCATTCAAATTTGATGGTACACAAAATCTATTTGATCATAACTCTAAAACTGGTGCATTTTATAAAAATGCTTTGGAATTTAGCGTGAATTTTCAAATATATATTATTGCAATAGTGTTGAATGATAGGGATTTTGATGCAAATTCACGCATGTTGGTACTATATGGACTGCTTAGCGAGTTTATGCATAAAAAAACACACAATTATACGTTGTCTAATCCACATCAATCTGAATATGTTACTAAAATAAGCTTTTACATTTACCCAATATCAAATATGCAAACAGTTGGACTGATTAATTTGGGTACAAAGTATAGCAACCATGCATACAGCGTATCTGGAGCATTCAATGCTAGTGTAAAAGTAACAGAAATTTTAAAAGGGGGATACCAAATTGCCACAAGATACAATTAGTGTAAGTTTAGTTACTTCTAGGATTCAAACTAGCAGGCCCAATTATTATAATCCACTTTTGGTCTACAAAACAGCTAAAATCAAAGTTAACAAAGATGTTGCTAACTATAAAACATTGAGTTTAACTGTTAATAACTATGAACAACAAATTGAAACTTTAGAAAAAGATAATGGAGATAGTAATAATCAGTTTGAAAAAGAAAAAACGCTACTAAAAACCGCAATGTCTGATTTTTTCAACTCAAGTGAAGAGTCCTTAAAATCAGCTGTGCTTTTTATCTATAAGGATAAGCCTGAAAAACTAAAAAATTACCTTAAGGAACATAGGCACTCTTTTGTTGTGCTTATTAATACCCAAAGTGACAATGGGGATTCGGATGATGGATTAACTGTTTATAAGGACGACTATGATAAGTTCAAAATGATCTCAACTTTTTTTGTATTTTCAACCAAAGAACAAGAAATAAAAGGAATTTTCAATAATGGTAAAAGTAATGCTGATAAAACAAGAAATATTGTTGTTTATTCTAGCAATAAAGACAATTTGCATCTTAAATTTATAAGTGCATATTTGCATCAAGCAAGTATTTCTCATTCTGTTAATCCTTATGGTATGCCATTGGCTGCTGTACCACTTGTTGATGACACTCTAATTGGAAAGTTAAGGACTGCAAAAATCAACTTTTACTCACTTCTTAATGAAACTGGTCTTGATGGTGTGTCTGCTTTTAAAGAGGGGGTTGATCTAGCTGGAAATTCAATAGACGAGCTTTTTACGTATCATTATATAAAAAACGAGGCCATTATTGAGCTTATTCGAATTTGGAACAAAAACAATAGGCAAAACAGCAAATTATCTGAACTGCAACTTAGTGGGGCTAGGGACAATGCATATACTTCTGCAATTGAGTGCATGTTAAAAAGGTTCGTTGATAGGGGATTAATTATTCAGTATAAAGATTTAAAACTGATTTTATCTCCATCTTCAAATCTTAAATTGGAACTTAGTGTGAATATTACTTATAACTTTAGTATTAATACTGTTGCTTTAGTAATTACTTCTCAAGATATAGTTGATTATCAAAATAGCTTAAGGGTATAAGGAGTGAAAAATTATGCAATTTTATGATTTACGCGAAGTTTACTTTTCAATCGGTGGCAGA
Coding sequences within it:
- a CDS encoding DUF1357 family protein — its product is MIENEKKEIIEEQFKEEQQVKADTKIISSSEYEEYMRLKEQVNAKPKEINRDLSINERITKELAEVEERERVEKQLLLEADRINEIDTLAKAHLSNHFNKEVLLAKGYTLKDIMQAQRRELVRKFVPIEQIKAISKVADITHIDGEILEQLVSLAKVNIKLRKNANSNSSSVDSIKGNIVTKSEERVSLLDSNFVPINFTEFVQAISNTYKQRRMQFYENLKRNKRISIA
- a CDS encoding DUF228 domain-containing protein, with translation MSDITKIKQEFDKKVAEIRALMKNPQQDTGLLGNSLEFRDKNLIYSNSGGVLTSSKDKIENYPAKGYPYKRGVKLSFSADGTTEFEVEAGGGEDLYGICTDIDEYTGMATVIPITNNFTGYLTFKKNGNGVNPGDKLHFNQHGELEKTTGADKTINAIALSKVQKLTEELFIVLASVFGNRAIKG
- a CDS encoding DUF228 domain-containing protein gives rise to the protein MVAKGKGQGKSLEIDDTSQLSLEPEVSPAAPRAKRQARQAEDKQAKDPYLDSGKELDDILLKFKKYAKSMSSIENKVFSSSNGCFQSKNERADAYIFACSSFTDKIEKYFYDPKNSFPYKRGVKLVLKENSVYVEVGADTDLYGICVDVCEFSCIAYVLPITNNFEGYLVTRNPNIKAGEILGINADGVIIKAGGGRPTVINAYALSDSFTINFVSEDKGSKQAQARGPKENYSINLIKVTVFGNRGLEKEVFAHAVSGVGG
- a CDS encoding DUF228 domain-containing protein; translation: MVNTTQLVKDYQESRNKLEKFMKNPHHYAGLLSNSLEFRDKNVQFFASGGTRTSKFDKLENHPFLGYPYKRGVKRVIQEEKENEIHYEPYVEAGGGEDLYGICVDIDEFSKTATIVPITNNFEGYLVAKENGVKAKDKLFFNKDGELEKINGSEPPNKATINAIALSDAKKISNDVFLVKVSVFGNKAVQK
- a CDS encoding DUF3890 domain-containing protein; amino-acid sequence: MSEQKDLQAQIKSVEELLVTKLHSEVLLLLGIDKFALSRQNFLLHLSLLQAILVTRGIDSSSLTYEQIFLLTFYHMGCQLRKQGIVREFEFERIKKEKFNELELDYYPGGKGVEEGGESCASSKNFCLQLDSFLEKLKRDTSTPSCMGVV
- a CDS encoding DUF1506 family protein yields the protein MSGIRKRLADMSFRMINVFKDPEPLRFYKANIIKLEGDESYQRIFNKNEYTEFIGVIIDIKPQELAALHDSNLSDIQGYSKLYTYANLNYELKDRISISDLVYYEIFSIDSSIGYFTLVLKEFIWMT
- a CDS encoding DUF764 family protein, which codes for MIVTLDIIVNYLLKIFQGFKSYAALNDFECDIINTYNHPYLSNITTASPNIIAFKFDGTQNLFDHNSKTGAFYKNALEFSVNFQIYIIAIVLNDRDFDANSRMLVLYGLLSEFMHKKTHNYTLSNPHQSEYVTKISFYIYPISNMQTVGLINLGTKYSNHAYSVSGAFNASVKVTEILKGGYQIATRYN
- a CDS encoding DUF787 family protein; translation: MPQDTISVSLVTSRIQTSRPNYYNPLLVYKTAKIKVNKDVANYKTLSLTVNNYEQQIETLEKDNGDSNNQFEKEKTLLKTAMSDFFNSSEESLKSAVLFIYKDKPEKLKNYLKEHRHSFVVLINTQSDNGDSDDGLTVYKDDYDKFKMISTFFVFSTKEQEIKGIFNNGKSNADKTRNIVVYSSNKDNLHLKFISAYLHQASISHSVNPYGMPLAAVPLVDDTLIGKLRTAKINFYSLLNETGLDGVSAFKEGVDLAGNSIDELFTYHYIKNEAIIELIRIWNKNNRQNSKLSELQLSGARDNAYTSAIECMLKRFVDRGLIIQYKDLKLILSPSSNLKLELSVNITYNFSINTVALVITSQDIVDYQNSLRV